In a genomic window of Halobiforma lacisalsi AJ5:
- the gyrB gene encoding DNA topoisomerase (ATP-hydrolyzing) subunit B — translation MSQESEYGAGQIQVLEGLEAVRKRPAMYIGSTDSRGLHHLVYEVVDNSIDEALAGHCDDITVTIHEDRSVSVADDGRGIPVDTHEEYDRPALEVILTVLHAGGKFDNKSYQVSGGLHGVGVSVVNALSERLEAEVKRDGGVYRHAFEAGEPVGDMERVRDMESDEETGTEIRFWPDESIFEADDFSFSTLSNRLRELAFLNSGVRISLRDEREEAADAEGIIEETYEYEGGIREFVEYLNETRSAMHEEVIYFEDEAQNIQVEVAMQATEELQGSIHAFANNINTREGGTHLTGFKTALTRTVNDYANENDLLGDLDENLKGEDIREGLTAVVSIKHPDPQFEGQTKTKLGNSEVRGIVESAMHEGLGTYFEENPDTAEAIINKAVEAAKARKAAQKAEELTRRKSALESTSLPGKLADCQTKDPGEAELFIAEGDSAGGSAKQARNPEFQAVLPIKGKILNVEKHRLDRILENDEIRNMITAIGAGIGDEFDLEDVRYEKIIMATDADVDGAHIRTLLLTFFYRHMRPLLENGYVYATQPPLYRIRYRGDTYDAMTEQERDEIIEEKCNGSPSQVQRFKGLGEMNPQQLWDTTMDPENRILKQITIEDAAAADKMFSVLMGDAVEPRKQFIKENAPEAEWIDI, via the coding sequence ATGTCCCAGGAAAGCGAGTACGGCGCTGGACAGATCCAGGTCCTCGAAGGCCTGGAAGCCGTGCGAAAACGTCCGGCGATGTACATCGGCTCTACCGACTCTCGAGGGCTCCACCATCTGGTCTACGAAGTGGTGGACAACTCGATCGACGAGGCGTTGGCCGGCCACTGCGACGATATCACCGTCACCATCCACGAGGATCGGTCGGTGAGCGTCGCGGACGACGGCCGAGGCATTCCCGTCGACACGCACGAAGAGTACGATCGCCCCGCGCTCGAGGTCATTTTGACGGTTCTCCACGCCGGCGGCAAGTTCGACAACAAGTCCTACCAGGTCTCCGGCGGGCTCCACGGCGTCGGCGTCAGCGTCGTCAACGCCCTCTCGGAGCGACTCGAGGCCGAGGTCAAACGCGACGGCGGCGTCTACCGGCACGCGTTCGAGGCCGGCGAACCCGTCGGCGACATGGAGCGAGTCCGCGACATGGAGAGCGACGAGGAGACCGGCACGGAGATCCGGTTCTGGCCCGACGAAAGCATCTTCGAGGCCGACGACTTCTCGTTCTCGACGCTGTCGAACCGGCTCCGTGAACTCGCCTTCCTGAACTCCGGCGTTCGCATCTCCCTGCGGGACGAACGCGAGGAGGCGGCCGACGCGGAGGGTATCATCGAGGAAACGTACGAGTACGAGGGTGGCATCCGCGAGTTCGTCGAGTACCTGAACGAGACGCGCTCGGCGATGCACGAGGAGGTCATCTACTTCGAAGACGAGGCCCAGAACATCCAGGTCGAAGTGGCGATGCAGGCCACCGAGGAGCTCCAGGGCTCGATCCACGCCTTCGCGAACAACATCAACACCCGCGAGGGCGGCACCCACCTCACCGGGTTCAAAACCGCCCTGACGCGGACCGTCAACGACTACGCCAACGAGAACGACCTGCTCGGCGACTTAGACGAGAACCTCAAGGGCGAGGACATCCGCGAAGGGTTGACCGCCGTCGTCTCGATCAAACACCCCGACCCGCAGTTCGAGGGCCAGACGAAGACGAAACTCGGGAACTCGGAGGTCCGAGGGATCGTCGAGAGCGCCATGCACGAGGGCCTCGGCACCTACTTCGAGGAGAACCCCGACACCGCCGAAGCGATCATCAACAAGGCGGTCGAGGCCGCGAAGGCGCGCAAGGCCGCCCAAAAAGCCGAGGAGCTGACCCGACGGAAGTCGGCCCTCGAGTCGACATCGCTTCCCGGCAAGTTGGCCGACTGCCAGACGAAAGATCCCGGGGAGGCCGAACTGTTCATCGCGGAGGGTGACTCCGCCGGTGGGAGCGCAAAGCAGGCGCGAAACCCCGAATTCCAGGCCGTCCTCCCCATCAAGGGGAAGATCCTGAACGTCGAGAAACACCGGCTCGACCGCATCCTCGAGAACGACGAGATCCGGAACATGATCACCGCGATCGGCGCGGGGATCGGCGACGAGTTCGACCTCGAGGACGTCCGCTACGAGAAGATCATCATGGCGACCGACGCCGACGTCGACGGTGCCCACATCCGCACCCTGCTGTTGACGTTCTTCTACCGGCACATGCGGCCGCTGCTCGAGAACGGCTACGTCTATGCGACCCAGCCGCCGCTGTACCGCATCCGGTATCGCGGCGACACCTACGACGCGATGACCGAACAGGAACGCGACGAGATCATCGAGGAGAAGTGCAACGGCAGTCCCTCGCAGGTCCAGCGGTTCAAAGGTCTCGGCGAGATGAACCCCCAGCAGCTCTGGGATACGACGATGGATCCGGAGAACCGCATCCTCAAGCAGATCACGATCGAGGACGCGGCCGCCGCGGACAAGATGTTCTCCGTGCTGATGGGCGACGCCGTCGAGCCGCGCAAGCAGTTCATCAAGGAGAACGCGCCGGAGGCCGAATGGATCGACATCTAA
- a CDS encoding sulfite exporter TauE/SafE family protein, translating to MFGLPFDAPLAFLLVSIAFLSGIGITTIGPGGIFVTIALYSLTPLSSGQVAGTAHATFVATGLVGSAVYLRSGEMRTGEGRALAIVLSLSSVLGALTGAYANAFVPRAVFGALLGTVSMAVGGTILFRVRRGFSPVYDLEIGTSTGRVTLGVLGFGLGVASGLLGIGGPVLAVPTLVLVGVPMLLAVAVAQVQSIFIAAFATAGYALQSTVLLSLAVVVGIPLLLGVVVGWKVAHAVDPNRLKVTLGFVMLGVGPYLAL from the coding sequence ATGTTCGGACTCCCCTTCGACGCTCCGCTGGCGTTCCTGCTCGTTTCCATCGCCTTCCTTTCGGGGATCGGTATCACCACGATCGGTCCGGGTGGCATCTTCGTGACCATCGCGCTCTACTCGCTGACGCCGCTTTCCTCGGGACAGGTCGCCGGCACCGCTCACGCGACCTTCGTCGCCACCGGCCTCGTCGGCAGTGCGGTGTACCTCCGCTCCGGCGAGATGCGAACCGGCGAGGGGCGGGCGCTCGCGATCGTTCTCAGCCTCTCGAGCGTCCTGGGAGCGCTTACCGGCGCGTACGCGAACGCGTTCGTTCCGCGTGCAGTCTTCGGGGCCCTGCTCGGAACCGTATCGATGGCCGTCGGTGGGACCATCCTCTTCCGGGTTCGCCGGGGGTTCAGTCCGGTCTACGACCTCGAGATCGGGACGTCGACCGGACGGGTCACTCTCGGCGTGCTGGGGTTCGGACTCGGGGTCGCCAGCGGTCTGCTGGGCATCGGTGGCCCGGTTCTGGCCGTCCCGACGCTGGTTCTGGTCGGCGTTCCCATGCTACTCGCCGTCGCCGTCGCGCAGGTCCAGTCGATCTTCATCGCGGCGTTCGCGACGGCCGGCTACGCCCTCCAGAGCACGGTGTTGCTCTCCCTGGCGGTCGTCGTCGGGATACCGCTGTTGCTCGGTGTCGTCGTCGGCTGGAAAGTCGCTCACGCCGTCGATCCGAACCGATTGAAAGTCACACTCGGGTTCGTGATGCTGGGGGTCGGTCCGTACCTGGCGCTGTGA
- a CDS encoding universal stress protein: MARVLVPFDDSDPARDALEYAFELFPCGEFVALTVVDTSSVPFIPSSSTDDTDDQLEELLGEASERLETAGAIAAEHDRPLETDVAIGSPAQQIIECAEENDLDHVVMGSHGRSGVTRILLGSVAEVVVRHSSVPVTVVR, translated from the coding sequence ATGGCACGCGTCCTCGTCCCGTTCGACGACTCCGATCCCGCTCGCGACGCCCTCGAGTACGCGTTCGAACTCTTTCCCTGCGGCGAGTTCGTCGCGCTGACTGTCGTCGACACGTCGTCAGTTCCGTTCATCCCCAGCTCGTCGACCGACGACACCGACGACCAACTCGAGGAACTGCTCGGGGAAGCGAGCGAGCGACTGGAGACCGCGGGAGCGATCGCAGCCGAGCACGACCGGCCGCTCGAGACGGACGTGGCGATCGGGTCGCCGGCCCAGCAGATCATCGAGTGCGCCGAGGAAAACGACCTGGACCACGTGGTGATGGGGAGCCACGGCCGGTCGGGCGTCACGCGAATTCTGCTCGGGAGCGTCGCGGAAGTCGTCGTCAGGCACTCGTCGGTACCGGTAACGGTCGTTCGCTGA
- a CDS encoding SPW repeat domain-containing protein, producing MTGSDWDASEHDPDAKHDERSHTDDRRTDRDVIEYRPNREQRGTLLSVAVVLLGVVTIAGTLAIDFAESHAWNAGLIGVALCVFGAYNYYRRANQELGSVGVETLAAIAGLWLVASPFLFGPETGTAGPAAAGTEIGAGFLLIVGLLTFGVGSYSAAIAHKRRREADARPTAVYDRRGQ from the coding sequence ATGACCGGATCTGACTGGGATGCGAGCGAGCACGACCCGGACGCGAAACACGACGAGCGGAGTCACACCGACGACCGCCGGACTGACCGGGACGTCATCGAGTACCGACCGAACCGCGAGCAGCGAGGGACGTTGCTCTCCGTAGCCGTCGTCCTCCTCGGCGTCGTGACGATCGCTGGAACGCTCGCGATCGACTTCGCCGAGAGTCACGCCTGGAACGCCGGCCTGATCGGTGTAGCACTTTGCGTCTTCGGCGCGTACAATTACTACCGGCGGGCGAACCAGGAACTCGGGAGCGTCGGCGTCGAGACGCTCGCCGCCATCGCAGGGCTGTGGCTCGTCGCGTCGCCGTTCCTGTTCGGCCCCGAAACCGGAACCGCGGGACCGGCCGCCGCCGGAACCGAGATCGGCGCCGGGTTCCTGCTGATCGTCGGCCTCCTTACGTTCGGCGTCGGCTCCTACAGCGCGGCGATTGCGCACAAGCGTCGGCGCGAGGCGGACGCTCGACCGACGGCGGTCTACGACCGGCGAGGTCAGTAA
- a CDS encoding DoxX family protein: MAIDRRPAEQTLDTSLLGRNISLRYSDTWLAYSIFGLRIVMAWVFLQAGLEKWAEGGWGDPLAWSSAGFLNNAIAEANPLYGVFTWFADYAAIVDPLVVFGQVLIGLALLFGVFFRFAALMGAIQMLFFWTAAWQGGLAAGFPVEHGYFVDSTFVYLLLLFGLAAWGAGRVMGLDARLEKAGVVRRNPWLRYLLG; encoded by the coding sequence ATGGCAATCGACCGGCGACCCGCGGAACAGACGCTCGATACGTCCCTGCTGGGACGAAACATCTCGCTGCGGTACTCGGACACCTGGCTGGCGTACTCGATTTTCGGCCTGCGGATCGTGATGGCCTGGGTGTTCCTCCAGGCCGGCCTCGAGAAGTGGGCCGAAGGCGGCTGGGGTGATCCGCTGGCGTGGTCCTCGGCGGGCTTCCTGAACAACGCCATCGCCGAGGCCAACCCGCTGTACGGGGTGTTCACCTGGTTCGCGGACTACGCCGCGATCGTCGACCCGCTGGTCGTCTTCGGGCAGGTCCTCATCGGGCTGGCGCTGCTTTTCGGCGTTTTCTTCCGGTTCGCCGCGCTGATGGGTGCGATCCAGATGCTGTTCTTCTGGACCGCCGCCTGGCAGGGCGGGCTCGCGGCCGGCTTCCCCGTCGAACACGGCTACTTCGTCGACAGTACGTTCGTCTACCTGCTGTTGCTGTTCGGCCTCGCCGCGTGGGGTGCGGGCCGCGTTATGGGCCTGGACGCGAGGCTCGAGAAGGCAGGAGTCGTTCGACGAAACCCCTGGCTGCGCTACCTGCTCGGCTAG
- a CDS encoding glutamate--cysteine ligase — MERGSPDSFTRMGTLGIEEECFVVDERGRPTSGTDELVYERDPPEILEDRLDHELFKFVIETQTPLIEDPGNAREALREIRQALLDHAHEAGYDIAAAGLHPLAKWRELEHAEKPRYRSQLDRIQYPQHRNTTAGLHVHVGVDDADKAVWISNELRWYVPIMLALSANSPFWNGFDTGLQSARAKIFEGLPNTGMPTYFEDFEDFDRFERRMLETDSINDRGELWYDVRPHTSHGSVEIRTPDAQADPDVVMAFVEYSHALVEALAEEYEDGTSPSRHRRELLDENKWRAIRHGQEAALIDRDLEGTVDLGELVDRECERLGIDGIKEVYERERGAKRQRRLLEDEGPDALCEALLLEAE; from the coding sequence ATGGAACGCGGGTCGCCGGATTCGTTCACGCGCATGGGCACGCTGGGGATCGAGGAGGAGTGTTTCGTCGTCGACGAGCGCGGTCGGCCGACGAGCGGCACCGACGAACTCGTCTACGAACGCGATCCCCCCGAGATCCTCGAGGATCGCCTCGATCACGAACTGTTCAAGTTCGTCATCGAGACCCAGACGCCGCTGATCGAGGACCCCGGAAACGCCCGCGAGGCCCTGCGCGAGATCCGACAGGCGCTGCTCGATCACGCCCACGAGGCCGGCTACGACATCGCTGCCGCCGGTCTCCACCCGCTCGCGAAGTGGCGCGAACTCGAGCACGCCGAGAAACCCCGCTATCGCTCCCAGTTGGACCGAATCCAGTATCCCCAACACCGGAACACCACCGCCGGCCTCCACGTCCACGTCGGCGTCGACGACGCCGACAAGGCCGTCTGGATCTCGAACGAACTCCGGTGGTACGTCCCGATCATGCTCGCGCTGTCGGCGAACTCGCCGTTCTGGAACGGGTTCGACACCGGACTCCAGTCGGCCCGCGCGAAGATTTTCGAGGGACTGCCGAACACCGGGATGCCGACCTACTTCGAGGACTTCGAGGACTTCGATCGGTTCGAGCGTCGGATGCTCGAGACCGACTCGATCAACGACCGCGGGGAACTCTGGTACGACGTGCGCCCCCACACCTCCCACGGGTCCGTCGAGATCCGAACCCCGGACGCCCAGGCCGACCCCGACGTCGTGATGGCGTTCGTCGAGTACTCCCACGCGCTCGTCGAGGCCCTGGCCGAGGAGTACGAGGACGGCACGAGTCCGAGTCGACACCGGCGGGAACTGCTCGACGAGAACAAGTGGCGGGCGATCCGCCATGGCCAGGAGGCCGCCCTGATCGACCGCGACCTCGAGGGGACCGTCGACCTCGGCGAACTCGTCGACCGGGAGTGCGAACGGCTGGGGATCGACGGCATCAAGGAGGTCTACGAGCGCGAGAGAGGCGCTAAGAGGCAGCGACGACTCCTCGAGGACGAGGGGCCGGACGCACTCTGTGAGGCGCTACTGCTGGAGGCGGAGTAG
- a CDS encoding outer membrane protein assembly factor BamB family protein, translating into MRDERARRGFLRTAAVVGTVGLAGCAAESDDSPNPDDESPDLDLDLESDGSDDDEEPPDGWPSFQFDAGNTGFTAASGPIDGAETRWEFTTESAVYSSPAVLDGLVYVGSSDGHLYAIGADSGDEEWAYRTGDDVSSSPAVADGTVVVGSHDGTIYALAADSGDEAWTFQTGEMVASSPTIVDGTVYVGSNDGSLYAFSLEEGEEEWAFDTAGSIQRAPAIADGTAYVGSTDGHLYAVDADSGDEEWAFETDDWIQSRPTTADGAVYVGSNDDSLYALEADSGDLRWEFPTDGSVTSSPAVADGVVFFGSYDTRVYAVSAAAGDAPADGNPRPESFYWYHTGFFEVRSSPALAGDTLYVGNEDGTLTALEAETGDTRWQFSGENWVASSPAVVDGAVYVGSGDGSVYALEESGTEEE; encoded by the coding sequence ATGAGAGACGAACGCGCTCGGCGCGGGTTCCTGCGGACGGCCGCGGTCGTCGGCACCGTCGGACTGGCCGGCTGTGCGGCCGAATCCGACGACAGCCCGAACCCTGACGACGAGTCCCCCGACCTCGACCTCGACCTCGAGTCCGACGGCTCCGACGACGACGAGGAGCCGCCGGACGGCTGGCCCTCCTTCCAGTTCGACGCCGGAAACACCGGCTTCACCGCGGCGTCCGGCCCGATCGACGGGGCCGAGACCCGGTGGGAGTTCACGACCGAGAGCGCGGTCTACAGCAGCCCTGCGGTCCTCGATGGGCTGGTCTACGTCGGCAGCAGCGACGGCCACCTGTACGCGATCGGCGCCGACTCCGGCGACGAGGAGTGGGCCTACCGGACCGGGGACGACGTCTCGAGCAGCCCCGCGGTCGCCGACGGTACCGTCGTCGTCGGGAGCCACGACGGGACGATCTACGCGCTCGCGGCCGACTCCGGCGACGAGGCGTGGACGTTCCAGACCGGCGAGATGGTCGCGAGCAGTCCGACGATCGTCGACGGGACGGTCTACGTCGGGAGCAACGACGGCTCGCTGTACGCGTTCTCCCTCGAGGAGGGCGAGGAGGAGTGGGCCTTCGACACCGCGGGCTCGATCCAGCGCGCGCCCGCGATCGCGGACGGGACGGCCTACGTCGGGAGTACGGACGGCCACCTGTACGCGGTCGACGCCGACTCCGGCGACGAAGAGTGGGCGTTCGAGACCGACGACTGGATCCAGAGCCGACCCACGACCGCCGACGGCGCGGTCTACGTCGGGAGCAACGACGACTCCCTGTACGCCCTCGAGGCCGACTCGGGCGACCTTCGGTGGGAGTTCCCGACCGACGGGTCGGTGACGAGTTCCCCGGCGGTCGCCGACGGTGTCGTCTTCTTCGGCAGTTACGATACCAGAGTGTACGCAGTCTCGGCCGCAGCGGGCGACGCGCCAGCGGACGGAAACCCCCGTCCCGAGTCGTTCTACTGGTACCACACCGGGTTCTTCGAGGTCCGGAGCAGCCCCGCCCTCGCCGGGGACACCCTCTACGTCGGCAACGAGGACGGCACGCTCACGGCGCTCGAGGCCGAGACCGGCGACACGCGCTGGCAGTTCTCCGGGGAGAACTGGGTGGCCAGTTCGCCGGCGGTCGTCGACGGCGCGGTGTACGTCGGGAGCGGCGACGGATCGGTGTACGCGCTCGAGGAGTCCGGGACCGAGGAAGAGTAG